In the Moraxella osloensis genome, CAAACACCTTCACCGAACTACCTTCTAATAAAGTAATGACAGTGGGCAACCCCGTACGTGAGGCTATCGTACAAGTACCGCCACCAAAAGCCCGTATCGATGTCAATGATACCAGTCCTTTAAAGCTATTGGTCATTGGCGGTTCTCTGGGTGCTCAGGCACTAAATAACCATATCGCGCCCACGCTAAAAAAATTAGAAAGTATGCCAGATGCCAAGCCGTGGCAAGTGCGCCATCAATGTGGCAAAAACAACCAAGAGGCTACCCAAGCGGTATATCGCGAAGCACAACTCCAATCAACCCAATATGAGATTTTGCCATTTGTCAAAGATATGGCAGCAGCATACAGCTGGGCAGATGTGATAGTCTGCCGTGCTGGGGCGCTCACGGTCACAGAAGTTGCCACGGTTGGATTGCCTGCGGTATTTGTGCCGCTGCCCCATGCGGTCGATGATCACCAAACGGCCAATGCCAAAACCCTATCAGAACATGGCGCCGCGTTTTTAATGCCGCAAAAAGCGTTAACGGCAGAGAGTTTAAGTGCTATTTTAGCCAAGCTCGACCGTCATCAAATTTTAGCGATGGCAGAAAAAGCGCGTGAATTTGCCAAACCCAATGCCACACAGCTGGCTGCCGATGCCATTTTATCCCAGTTAAAACCCTAATTATTTTTTACAACTTATAAGTCATTTATCATTGAGCCTGTCTATGTCAAAATCAGCCAAAACTGCCACTGCCCAATCCACCGAAAAACCTGAAAAAACCAACAGTGTCACCAAAAAAATTACCAAGCGCGTGGTCGAAATTCCAGAGATGCGCCGTATTCGCCACGTGCATTTTGTCGGTATTGGTGGGGCAGGGATGTGCGGTATTGCCGAAGTTGTCCATAATCATGGCTATATGGTTAGCGGTTCAGACATCAAACAAAGCCCAGTGACCGACCGTTTGACACAAATGGGCATTCAAGTGTTTATCGGGCATGATTCCAAAAACATCAGTGAAGCCGATGTGGTCGTGGTGTCATCAGCCATTGATCATACCAATCCAGAAATCCAAGCCGCCTTGTCAGGACGTATTCCTGTGGTACGCCGCGCCGATATGCTAGGTGAGCTGATGCGTTACCGTCATGGTATTGCAGTAGCGGGTGCGCATGGCAAAACTACCACCACGAGTCTGCTTACCATGATTTTAACCGAAGCGGGTTTGGATCCTACTTATGTGATTGGTGGTAAACTTAACGCCTCAGGCAAAAACGCGTCATTAGGTCAAAGCCGTTATTTGGTGGCGGAAGCGGATGAGTCAGATGCATCATTTTTATCGCTGCGTCCGATGGCAGCGATTGTCACCAATATCGACCAAGACCATATGGAAACCTATGGCGGCAGTTTTGACAAACTAAAATCCGCGTATGTGCAGTTTTTACAGAATATGCCGTTTTATGGGTTGGCAGTATTGTGCGGTGATGACAAAGAGTTATACGGACTGATTGATAAAATCGCACGTCCTGTGTTGACTTATGGGTTAGAAAAACATAACGATGTGCAAGCCATTGATGTGGTGGCAGATGGCACCAAAACCCATTTTACCGTACTGCGTAAAGACCGTGAGCCACTGCCGATTACTTTGAACATTCCTGGTATTCATAATGTCTATAACGCTTTAGCGGCTATCACCATCTCCACCGATGAAGGTGTCAGTGATGAAGCCATTTGTCAAGCGGTCAAAAAATTTGCCGGCGTGGGCAGACGTTTTGAAAACAATGGTAACTACCCTGTCAAAGATGGCGCAGGCGATGTGTTATTGATTGACGACTATGGTCACCACCCAACCGAAGTGGCAATGACTATCAAAGCGGCTCGCCAAAGCTATCCCGATCGCCGCTTGGTGATGATTTTCCAGCCTCACCGTTTTACCCGTACCCGTGATTGCTTCGATGATTTTGTGGACGTGTTGTCACAAGTCGATGTGTTGATGCTACTCGATGTGTATAGCGCAGGTGAAGCCATGATTGAAGGCGCGGACAGTCGCAGTCTTGCCCGTACCATCCGCACCCGCGGACAAGTTGAGCCGATTATGCTGAACATCAATGACATGGATCAAATCCGTCAGGTGCTAGGTAGTATGTTAAAAGCCAATGATTTGCTGATTACCCAAGGGGCGGGTAATGTGGGTCAACTCTGTCTAGATTTGGCAAAAAACAACTTATTTCTAGCGGACAAATAACCGTTTGATTGAACAACCGCTTGATTGAAAAACCGCTTGATTGAACAACCATGCGGTAAGCGGTTAAAAGGCTTAAGGTATTGAAAAGCTGTTGTAGCTTGCCCATGCTGCCAGCAGGCGATTATTTTATGAGTGTGCTAAAATTACTAAGCCATAGCCAAACCATAGCTAAGTCATAGCCAAGCGATAGTTTAAAAATTTGGGTGAAATAATTGTAGCAATGAATTCGGTTAACAAAAGATTAGGAATCAATATGTCAGAGCTTATCGATGTCAAACAATTTGGTAAAGTGGCGGTTGTCTGTGGCGGCTGGAGTGCCGAGCGTGAAGTATCGCTGACCAGTGGTCAAGCTGTGCTTGATGCGCTACTCACTAAAGGCGTGGATGCCCATCACTTTGACCCCAAAGAAACAGATATCTCAAAACTGCGCGACTATGACCGCGTATTTAATGTGCTGCATGGCACTTTTGGCGAAGATGGCAGCCTGCAAGGGGTGCTAGACGGTTTTAATATTCCGTATACCGGTTGTGGCGTATTAGCCTCTGCAATTGCCATGGATAAGTTTCGCAACCGGCTAGTTTGGCAAGCGTTAGATTTACCAAACGTACCTTATGTCGTGCTTGATGACAATACCGATTTTACTGCTATCGAACAGCAGCTAGGTTTACCGCTGTTTGTCAAACCCGCCGCTGAAGGCAGTAGTGTCGGCGTATTTAAAATTAAACAAGCGGGCGAGCTTGCCAAGACCTACCCACAGCTCAAACAATACCACGGCGCTATTCTGGCAGAAAAAGCCATCACAGGCGGTGAGTATGCTTGCTCTATCCTCGGTGATGAGGTACTGCCCAGTATTCGCATCATCCCAACGACCGAGTTTTATGACTACGAAGCCAAATACAATCGTGATGATACCGTCTACCAATGCCCATCAGATTTGAGTGAGGCGCAAGAACACACCATGCAGCAAATCGCAAGAAAAGCGTTTGCCGCCCTTGGGGGCAAAGGTTGGTCACGTGTGGATTTTTTACGAGATGACGAAGGCACGCTATATCTGCTTGAACTCAATACGGTGCCCGGGATGACCAGTCATAGTCTGGTGCCGATGGCAGCAAAAGCGCGTGGCATGGATTTTGCGACGCTATGCGTGCGTATCTTAGAACAAACGTTGAGCGACTAAGTCGTTTTCGTTTATATTTGTTTACAAAAAAAGTACTTGAATTGTCTAGAAGCGTATTATCTATTTACCATTCATTTCATTGAATTTGCTATGATATGCTTCTTGGCATAAATCCTTGTAATATTTTTAGTTATTTTGATTTTTGTTGTTGAGATTTTAGTAATTAATAATTTTAGACCGAGTTATGATTGGTCAATATGGCAAATTCATTTGTGGCAACTGCTTCCCTAGATACTACGCTCCCCACTCGCTTTCATCAGCTACTGCCAAAGTTGTTAATGCTTGGCGTTGTGTTATTGTTGCTGATATTAGCGGCTTTGGCGATTAATGTGTTCAACAAATTACCCAATGCAGCGATTAGTTTGCAGCATAAAGGGTTAAATACCCAGCAAACCCTGCAGCTTCAGCAACTATTGGGCGAAAAAGCCGACACAAATCTGCTCAAAGCTGATTTGCAAAGCTATCTAGCAAAACTTGAGACGGTAGATTGGGTAGGGCAAGTCGATGTGCGCCGCGATTGGCAACAAGGTATTGTGGTCAATGTAGTACCGCGCCAAGCCGTTGCCAAGTTTGGTAGTGAACGTTTAGTCGATGCCAATGGTACGGTATTTAAGCCTGCCGATAGCAATGACTTAAATAACGCCAGCTTGATGCAGCTACAAGGCGATAGCCAAAATGCCGTTGTCATGATGCAGCAAATCAAGCAAGTTAGTGATTGGTTTATGCCACTGGGTATGAAAATTGAAGAAGTCATCGTAACGCCCAGAATGGCATGGCTATTTCGCTTTGATAACGGACTTCGGGTACTGGTTGATAATGACAATACGTCAGAAAAACTGTACCGACTGAGCATCATGTTACAAAATCAGCTTAAACCACAGCTCAAAACGCTGCAAACGGTGGATTTACGCTATAAAAATGGCATGGCAATTACCAAACGACCTGTGATACAGCAAGCTGGTGATACAGCTGCCGTCAATAAATCGGCTGATACTAAACCGGTGACCGATGCCAACTCAACAACCGATTCGAAAACTAACGCCTTAAAAACCACCGCCAACCCCAGCCATTAGGTGAAACATAATTTTGTAGTGTTCTATGAAAAAGCCAGATCTGATCGTCGTCGTCCACCTAAGTGCTACCGCTATTCATACTGTGATTGGTCAAATCCACAGTGCGCAAGATATTCGTATTATCGGTCTATCTACCGTCAAAAACCATGATTTCGCCCAAGGCACCATTCGCCACCGCGAACGTCTAAAATCTGCCATCAAACAATCTATTCAAAACGCTGAAGACATGGCAAATTGCCGCGTAAACAGTGTTTGGCTTAGTTTTTCTACCCCAGATTTACAAAGCGTCAATAGTGTGGGCGAAGTCAAAATCAAACACGATATCGTACAAGCCAAAGACGTGGTCGCCGCGCTAACCCAAGCCAAAAATAAACATCTTACAGATGATTTGTATTTGATGCATTATGCCCAGCAAGGTATTGCGTTAGATGGCAATGCTGAGATGATTGATGATGCGATTGGCATGCAAGCAAATGACTTGATGGTGCTGTATCATCTGATGATGATGCCGGTCAAAGGTCGCCAAAATTTACAGCAACTGCTGCAAGAATGTGATGTCAGTATCGACCAAATGCTATTTGATGCTGTATCTACCGCCGAATACGGTTTATTACCTGAAGAAAAATACCATGGCGTATGTCTGATTGATATTGGCGCATCGACGACCAGTATTTGTGTTTACCGTGAAGATAAGCTGATTTATACCCATTGTTTTGCCGAGGGCGGTCATCACGCAACACTGGATATCTCTATGCTGCTAGATGTCACCATTGCTGAAGCAGAGAATATGAAAAAATCCCAAGCCAATGTCGATCGCCATGGGATTGATTCAAGCCAATTTTTTACCATCAAGCGTTCACAGCATGACGATGAAAAAACCATTAATATGCTTGAACTCCTTGAAGTCACTGAAGCCCGCTATATCAGTATTTTAGGTCATATTAAAAAAGAGCTGGATAAAGAAGGACTAAGTGAGTTTTTACAACAAGGCTATGTCATCACGGGCGGTGGTGCTGAAATGCGCGGATTATTGCCACTAGCCAAAAAAATCTTTGCCAATAAAGTAAACAAGGTCAATCAACACCCAGCGATTTCTGCCTATACCCAATATGGCGATGATGACAAGCTTCGCACCATTGCGGCAATGATTGGTGAGCGTAAATACCAAACCGCGTTTGGCACACTGTTATATAGTCAAAGTGAGGCGTTTCATCATAGCGAGAAAAGCTCACCTGACTCGTTGCAAGTTAAGCCCATGCGAGAAAAACTCAAAACTTTGAATAAATTTTTTGGTAAATTTTTCTAAAAAAGAGATGTTTAGTATTTTAAGAGTGCTCATGTTATGATTGACTCTAAAATCCACTAATTGTGTAATGATTTAATTGATATTTAATTTAATATGTTTGCTATTTATGCTGCTCAAGCCCACTTGACAGCATACGGAGATTTTTAATTATGGAAGCGAAGTTTAGTATTGTACAAGATCACACTGATACATTTGCCGATTCAGCCCGTTTAACCGTTATCGGTGTCGGTGGTGGCGGTGGCAATGCCGTTGAAACCATGGTACAAAATGGTGTAAAAGGCATTACCTTTGTCTGTGCCAATACCGATAGACAAGCGCTTGACCGCCTGTCAGCGCCCAATAAAATCCAGCTCGGTATCAAAAATAACAACCGTGGCTTGGGCGCAGGTGCTAATCCAGAAGTAGGGCGTGAAGCGGCAGAAAGCGATGAAGAACAAATTCGCCAATTGTTAGAAAATTCTGATATGGTATTTATTACCGCGGGTATGGGCGGTGGCACAGGTACAGGCGCTGCGCCAGTCATCGCCAGACTAGCCAAAGAGATGGGCGTCTTGACCGTTGCCGTAGTGACCATGCCATTTACCTTTGAAGGTGGTAGACGTAATAAAGTGGCTAGGGAAGGTATTGAGCAGCTTTCTAACTTTGTGGACTCCATCATCACTATCCCCAACGATAAATTGATGACAGTGTATGGCAAAATCTCTATGAAAGATGCCTTTAAAAAAGCCGATGAAGTCTTACTTCAAGCGGTGCAAGGTATCTCTAACATGATTTCAAAAGATGGTTTTATTAACATCGACTTTAACGATATTCGCACGGCAATGACCTCACGGGGTCATGCGATGATGGGTATCGGGAAAGGCAGTGGTGAAGACCGTGCCGAAATTGCCGCTGAAAAAGCCATCAAAAGCCCATTGCTTGACAACTTATTACTTAAAAATGCCAAAGGTCTATTGGTCAACGTGGTGGCTAGCTCAGATTTCAATTTTGAAGAGCAAGAACGCATCACCCAAAAAGTGCATAGCTTGGTAGATATTGACGAAGCCAACATCTTCTACGGCGTGGTATTTGATGAAGACATGGGCGATGAAATCCAAGTAACCGTGGTGGCAACGGGTCTTACGCTAGATAATACCCCAAAGCACCCAGCTAGAGATTTTGTCTCAGATGCCTCTAGCACCCACAAAGTGGAAGCAGGTACGCATGAACCTGCGTATGCGGCACGCCGTGATATACCACAATCCATCCCTACACCTCAGCCACCTGTACAGCAAACTATCGAGCCTGCGCCAGCACCGCAATCATCACAGCCACAACGCACAGGCAACAGTATTCAAGACTATCTACGTCGCCAGCAAAATCGCTAAGATACTGTATGATTTTTTAAAAGCCCCACAGCTTAATCGTTGTGGGGTTTTTTTATCACTGTAGCCAATCGTAAAGGTCGATAAAATCAATCAAGCATCACTATGATGTGGAAAGGGACAATGGTAGAATAGCCAAATGTAACAAATTATATCAACCTAGCTTTGGCTAAGGATGAGTGCAATCTACTAGGGGGCATTATGCAGCAGCGTACTATTCAACAACCCATCAATCTTGAAGGCATCGGCTTACATAGCGGTAACCCTGTACACCTGCGCTTTTCTCCTGCACCCATTGACTATGGGATTCAGTTTTTACGTAGCGATGTGGCACAGGCAAAGCCCATTCCCGCTATCTATCATGCAGTAACCGATACCATGATGTCCTCAAATCTCACCAATGAATTAGGTCAGCGCATTGGGACAGTCGAGCATTTGATGAGTGCAATCGCTGCGCTTCAAATTGATAATTTACAAATCGAAGTGTCAGCGCCTGAAATCCCAATTATGGATGGTAGTGCCATCGAATTTGTGCAAGTATTGCAACAAGCGGGTATTGCCGAGCAAACGTCTGCCAAACGCTATATTCAGGTGTTGCAACCGATTGAGGTTCGCGTGGAGGATAAAGTCGCAGGATTTCGTCCCTACGATGGATTTGTGTTAGATTTCCAAATTGACTTTAATCACCCTGCGTTTGATGGCTCACATCAAAAGTTTAAATTGGATTTTAATGAAGGCAATTTTATCGAGCATATTGCCAAAGCGCGCACATTCGGCTTTTTAAAAGATATTGAGTACCTAAAAAGCAATAACTTAGGGCTGGGGGGGAGTATGCAGAATGCCATTGTTTTAGATGATAGCGGCGTACTTAATCCTGAAGGGTTACGTTTTGACGATGAATTTGTGCGCCATAAAGTACTAGATGCGATTGGTGACTTATACCTTGCCGGGCACCAGATTTTGGGCGAGTTTTATGCGTATAAGTCAGGGCATGCGCTCAATAATAAATTGTTACACTCTTTATTTAGTGATGAAAATAACTATAAAGTTGTAACAAAAAATGACAATGTTAACTAGATTTATTTAACTTTATTAATTTTATTGTGTATTTTTACTAATGAAAAAATTTTACAGATGGCTTGATTAGTAACATTTTTTTATCAAGAAGTTATCATTTTATTACACTAATTAAACCCAACCATCCAATTTTATCATTTCATTTTTGGATATCTTTTTTTAGCCATTGGCTACTATAAGCGCAGTAAAAATAAAAAAAAAGATATCTTTACTCTCCTATTAATTGTAAATTTTTTTCTAGTTTTTTACTTTCACTTGCACAAGCCATTAATCTATTGATAAATCTTGCGATATCAGCAACATAATTTACATAAAGTTACATTGTAAATTGGCTTCTTTAGTCTTTTATCAGTCTTTGTAACGCCGTTCTAAGCGGCTCGTTATCCGTGACAAGGTCACATAGCTGTGTTATATTTCGCTTCGTAGATTCGCTTAGCTCACACTTCTTTACATTGCTAACATTGTGATTACACTGTAAATTTGGCATTTGCGAGTCATAACTAGCTTTGACAATCACCACGCGAAAACGTAACTGATTAAATTGATGAAAATTGTTATCGAACGCTTGCAGGGTGGAAAGTAGGTGCTGCTGGTTGTAATTGAGGTGATTGGCAAGGGTATGACTATTTGTACTAACCACAAGTCTAAACGATTCACAAGCAATCACTTGTAAGCTTGCTAAGACTTCCTCAGTCAATACGTTTTGCCAAGCGCTGCGAACATCGTCCGTCAACTGCTGTAATTGCTGCAGTTTTTTTTGAAACGGTAATTGATAGTTGGCAAGACGCTCAGTGCGAGAAGCAAGATGGTTGGTTGGTTTTTTCATAGTCAATGCGCAGTGTGGTGGGTAGTTAAGCGACAAAAATTTTGATTTAGTCTTAGTGTTAGGTCTTAGTGTAGGTGATTTCAAGACCAAATTATAGTGAATTAAATCTTGCCAATGCGCGGTAGTAGCGTTCACATGACATTGGCACAGGGTTTAATAGCATAAGGTTTAACAAAGGATAAAAGATGAAATTAGCTCTAATCGCATTGCCAGTTGTTGCTTTAACCACAATGAGTGTTGCACAAGCTCAAATTCTATCGATTACCAATGCCGGTAAAACCAGTCAAGTTATTGTCCGTGAAGATGATGGTGAAGATTATTATCTGCCTTCAGACGCCGTCAATGCCGCTATCAAAAATCTAAGCCAGCAAACCCAGCAAAAAGAAGACCGCCTCG is a window encoding:
- a CDS encoding DciA family protein; translated protein: MKKPTNHLASRTERLANYQLPFQKKLQQLQQLTDDVRSAWQNVLTEEVLASLQVIACESFRLVVSTNSHTLANHLNYNQQHLLSTLQAFDNNFHQFNQLRFRVVIVKASYDSQMPNLQCNHNVSNVKKCELSESTKRNITQLCDLVTDNEPLRTALQRLIKD
- the murC gene encoding UDP-N-acetylmuramate--L-alanine ligase: MRRIRHVHFVGIGGAGMCGIAEVVHNHGYMVSGSDIKQSPVTDRLTQMGIQVFIGHDSKNISEADVVVVSSAIDHTNPEIQAALSGRIPVVRRADMLGELMRYRHGIAVAGAHGKTTTTSLLTMILTEAGLDPTYVIGGKLNASGKNASLGQSRYLVAEADESDASFLSLRPMAAIVTNIDQDHMETYGGSFDKLKSAYVQFLQNMPFYGLAVLCGDDKELYGLIDKIARPVLTYGLEKHNDVQAIDVVADGTKTHFTVLRKDREPLPITLNIPGIHNVYNALAAITISTDEGVSDEAICQAVKKFAGVGRRFENNGNYPVKDGAGDVLLIDDYGHHPTEVAMTIKAARQSYPDRRLVMIFQPHRFTRTRDCFDDFVDVLSQVDVLMLLDVYSAGEAMIEGADSRSLARTIRTRGQVEPIMLNINDMDQIRQVLGSMLKANDLLITQGAGNVGQLCLDLAKNNLFLADK
- the ftsZ gene encoding cell division protein FtsZ, with protein sequence MEAKFSIVQDHTDTFADSARLTVIGVGGGGGNAVETMVQNGVKGITFVCANTDRQALDRLSAPNKIQLGIKNNNRGLGAGANPEVGREAAESDEEQIRQLLENSDMVFITAGMGGGTGTGAAPVIARLAKEMGVLTVAVVTMPFTFEGGRRNKVAREGIEQLSNFVDSIITIPNDKLMTVYGKISMKDAFKKADEVLLQAVQGISNMISKDGFINIDFNDIRTAMTSRGHAMMGIGKGSGEDRAEIAAEKAIKSPLLDNLLLKNAKGLLVNVVASSDFNFEEQERITQKVHSLVDIDEANIFYGVVFDEDMGDEIQVTVVATGLTLDNTPKHPARDFVSDASSTHKVEAGTHEPAYAARRDIPQSIPTPQPPVQQTIEPAPAPQSSQPQRTGNSIQDYLRRQQNR
- a CDS encoding cell division protein FtsQ/DivIB — protein: MANSFVATASLDTTLPTRFHQLLPKLLMLGVVLLLLILAALAINVFNKLPNAAISLQHKGLNTQQTLQLQQLLGEKADTNLLKADLQSYLAKLETVDWVGQVDVRRDWQQGIVVNVVPRQAVAKFGSERLVDANGTVFKPADSNDLNNASLMQLQGDSQNAVVMMQQIKQVSDWFMPLGMKIEEVIVTPRMAWLFRFDNGLRVLVDNDNTSEKLYRLSIMLQNQLKPQLKTLQTVDLRYKNGMAITKRPVIQQAGDTAAVNKSADTKPVTDANSTTDSKTNALKTTANPSH
- a CDS encoding D-alanine--D-alanine ligase — protein: MSELIDVKQFGKVAVVCGGWSAEREVSLTSGQAVLDALLTKGVDAHHFDPKETDISKLRDYDRVFNVLHGTFGEDGSLQGVLDGFNIPYTGCGVLASAIAMDKFRNRLVWQALDLPNVPYVVLDDNTDFTAIEQQLGLPLFVKPAAEGSSVGVFKIKQAGELAKTYPQLKQYHGAILAEKAITGGEYACSILGDEVLPSIRIIPTTEFYDYEAKYNRDDTVYQCPSDLSEAQEHTMQQIARKAFAALGGKGWSRVDFLRDDEGTLYLLELNTVPGMTSHSLVPMAAKARGMDFATLCVRILEQTLSD
- the murG gene encoding undecaprenyldiphospho-muramoylpentapeptide beta-N-acetylglucosaminyltransferase — protein: MSEPTMQKPRVLMMAAGTGGHVFPAIAVAQALQQSGAQVHWLGTLVGMENELLQHYDFTYHAINMQGLRGNGIKRLFKAPSTLLKATLAAIKIIKTNKIDIVVGFGGYVTAPGGLAAKFCKIPILIHEQNAIAGMSNNYLSKLANQVLEAFPNTFTELPSNKVMTVGNPVREAIVQVPPPKARIDVNDTSPLKLLVIGGSLGAQALNNHIAPTLKKLESMPDAKPWQVRHQCGKNNQEATQAVYREAQLQSTQYEILPFVKDMAAAYSWADVIVCRAGALTVTEVATVGLPAVFVPLPHAVDDHQTANAKTLSEHGAAFLMPQKALTAESLSAILAKLDRHQILAMAEKAREFAKPNATQLAADAILSQLKP
- the ftsA gene encoding cell division protein FtsA, yielding MKKPDLIVVVHLSATAIHTVIGQIHSAQDIRIIGLSTVKNHDFAQGTIRHRERLKSAIKQSIQNAEDMANCRVNSVWLSFSTPDLQSVNSVGEVKIKHDIVQAKDVVAALTQAKNKHLTDDLYLMHYAQQGIALDGNAEMIDDAIGMQANDLMVLYHLMMMPVKGRQNLQQLLQECDVSIDQMLFDAVSTAEYGLLPEEKYHGVCLIDIGASTTSICVYREDKLIYTHCFAEGGHHATLDISMLLDVTIAEAENMKKSQANVDRHGIDSSQFFTIKRSQHDDEKTINMLELLEVTEARYISILGHIKKELDKEGLSEFLQQGYVITGGGAEMRGLLPLAKKIFANKVNKVNQHPAISAYTQYGDDDKLRTIAAMIGERKYQTAFGTLLYSQSEAFHHSEKSSPDSLQVKPMREKLKTLNKFFGKFF
- the lpxC gene encoding UDP-3-O-acyl-N-acetylglucosamine deacetylase; this translates as MMQQRTIQQPINLEGIGLHSGNPVHLRFSPAPIDYGIQFLRSDVAQAKPIPAIYHAVTDTMMSSNLTNELGQRIGTVEHLMSAIAALQIDNLQIEVSAPEIPIMDGSAIEFVQVLQQAGIAEQTSAKRYIQVLQPIEVRVEDKVAGFRPYDGFVLDFQIDFNHPAFDGSHQKFKLDFNEGNFIEHIAKARTFGFLKDIEYLKSNNLGLGGSMQNAIVLDDSGVLNPEGLRFDDEFVRHKVLDAIGDLYLAGHQILGEFYAYKSGHALNNKLLHSLFSDENNYKVVTKNDNVN